A single genomic interval of Microbacterium oleivorans harbors:
- a CDS encoding DUF4349 domain-containing protein produces MTELPTLEDRRIDEIEHELFAEIARERADRQSRDAAAATARRRRRRTWWGASAAAAAVLVAAAAVGPQLIGSGAGSAGSAAPASDPGWTVDAPADGDAAPDQGITSQESAPVPGDGSDLTDASVFGADDRAGEVGATTREVVATASASVVVTDPRAAAQSIADAAAAAGGYVESLSVGGGASPTSTDMTAWPAAPGDAWVSVRVPAADLQSVLDGLSEVGEVKTSQVSRDDVTTQAIDLRARVAAGQASVDRLTALLSESGSVADLIAAESALAARQADLESLQQQLTALESQVALSSLTVQLTEPERSVDADPAGFGDGLGAGWNGLVATFNALVVGLGFLLPWLAVLGLTATLVWLTVRATRRRRAR; encoded by the coding sequence CGGCAAAGCCGGGATGCCGCGGCTGCGACGGCGCGGCGACGGCGCCGTCGCACCTGGTGGGGAGCCTCCGCCGCAGCCGCTGCGGTGCTTGTCGCCGCAGCGGCCGTCGGCCCCCAGCTGATCGGCTCGGGAGCGGGGTCGGCCGGCTCGGCCGCCCCCGCGTCGGACCCGGGGTGGACGGTCGACGCGCCTGCCGACGGCGACGCAGCCCCGGATCAGGGCATCACCTCTCAGGAGTCGGCTCCGGTGCCCGGTGACGGTTCCGACCTCACGGATGCCTCCGTGTTCGGCGCCGACGACCGAGCGGGCGAGGTGGGCGCGACGACGCGTGAGGTCGTGGCCACGGCATCCGCCTCGGTGGTGGTGACAGACCCCCGGGCCGCTGCGCAGAGCATCGCGGACGCCGCGGCGGCCGCCGGCGGGTACGTCGAGTCGCTCAGCGTGGGCGGAGGCGCCTCGCCCACGTCGACCGACATGACGGCCTGGCCCGCGGCTCCCGGCGACGCCTGGGTGTCGGTGCGGGTTCCGGCCGCGGACCTGCAGAGCGTGCTCGACGGGCTGTCGGAGGTGGGCGAGGTCAAGACCTCGCAGGTCTCCCGCGACGACGTCACGACCCAGGCGATCGACCTCCGGGCACGCGTAGCAGCGGGCCAGGCGTCGGTCGACCGCCTGACGGCGCTGCTGTCGGAGTCCGGCTCGGTCGCCGACCTCATCGCGGCCGAATCGGCGCTCGCCGCGCGCCAGGCCGACCTCGAGTCGCTTCAGCAGCAGCTGACCGCTCTCGAGTCGCAGGTGGCGCTGTCGTCGCTGACGGTGCAGCTGACGGAGCCGGAGCGATCGGTCGATGCCGACCCGGCCGGTTTCGGCGACGGCCTCGGAGCGGGCTGGAACGGGCTCGTGGCGACGTTCAACGCGCTCGTCGTGGGTCTGGGATTCCTGCTCCCTTGGCTCGCCGTTCTCGGGCTCACCGCGACCCTCGTGTGGCTCACCGTCCGCGCCACTCGTCGGCGACGCGCCCGCTGA